The proteins below are encoded in one region of Xenopus laevis strain J_2021 chromosome 8L, Xenopus_laevis_v10.1, whole genome shotgun sequence:
- the tll2l.L gene encoding uncharacterized protein LOC100158314 (The RefSeq protein has 1 substitution compared to this genomic sequence): MDWGVYSYIIFGLVMYTTRLPLTTLVKPLESDNHPETNEPTDVDMLTKIIKSNKVTDNLPKTNESTDAEMVTKNITHNEDDHPETNEPTDEEDIVTKILASNKGIAQILHQGDIAVHVGRSTSKCNNCKWDTSYNGRVSVPYVVSSDYNSRHLALITAAMQEYETLTCVDFVPRTNEKNAININNGNGCWSYIGRAGGIQEVSLSNRSCMSKGIIQHEINHALGFVHEHVRSDRDQYVDVVMKNIAPDAVDNFAIEVTDNLGLPYDYKSVMHYGRNAFSISPQLPTLITKPDPNIPIGQRDGLTNLDIAKINKFYKCDICSTLLSDTNGTLFSPYYSSAYPNNVNCVWLIRIPSKQVAVQFMEFNLQDSQNCVSNYVKIYDGATRSDPVLLDKACGSPLLPPIISTSNLMLLEFVTNAGQKLSGFKATYSTVSCGGTYISQSNNFSSPGYPAEYPPSTTCSWSIYAPVGSKIVLSINDIDLEYGLRCMFDSLIIYDGYKTTSPILKRACGNSSVAKQVSSGRSMLLVFSSDISVQMKGFQASYTLKSAN, from the exons ATGGACTGGGGGGTCTACAGTTACATTATATTCGGCCTAGTGATGTATACCACAAGATTACCCCTAACT ACGTTAGTAAAGCCTCTGGAGAGTG ATAATCATCCAGAAACAAATGAACCAACTGATGTTGATATGCTCACCAAAATCATTAAATCCAATAAag TAACAGATAACCTTCCAAAAACAAATGAATCAACTGATGCTGAAATGGTCACCAAAAACATCACACACAATGAag ATGATCATCCAGAAACAAATGAACCAACTGATGAAGAAGATATTGTCACCAAAATCTTAGCATCCAATAAAG GCATTGCACAAATCTTGCACCAGGGAGACATTGCCGTACACGTCGGACGCAGCAcctcaaaatgtaataattgcaAGTGGGACACGTCCTATAATGGCAGAGTCTCTGTTCCTTATGTTGTGTCATCTGATTACA aTAGTCGCCATCTCGCCCTGATAACTGCGGCTATGCAGGAGTATGAAACGCTGACTTGCGTGGATTTTGTGCCTAGGACCAATGAGAAGAATGCCAtcaatataaataatggaaatgg ATGTTGGTCCTACATTGGAAGGGCTGGCGGCATTCAGGAAGTGTCTTTGTCAAATCGAAGCTGCATGTCTAAAGGAATTATTCAGCATGAGATTAATCACGCCCTGGGATTTGTGCACGAGCACGTTAGATCTGATCGGGATCAATATGTGGACGTTGTAATGAAAAATATTGCACCAG ATGCGGTGGACAACTTTGCTATAGAGGTCACAGACAATCTGGGACTCCCTTATGACTATAAATCAGTGATGCATTATGGCAG gAATGCTTTTTCTATTTCACCCCAACTACCTACCTTAATTACCAAGCCAGACCCTAATATTCCAATCGGACAGAGAGATGGTCTGACCAACCTGGATATCGCTAAAATAAACAAGTTCTATAAATGTG ATATCTGCAGTACATTGCTCTCTGATACCAATGGGACTCTCTTTTCTCCCTATTATTCCTCTGCGTACCCCAATAATGTAAACTGTGTCTGGCTGATCCGGATCCCATCCAAGCAG gTCGCAGTCCAGTTCATGGAGTTCAATCTCCAGGACTCTCAGAACTGTGTTTCTAATTATGTGAAGATTTACGACGGCGCCACAAGATCTGATCCGGTGCTGCTGGAcaaggcttgtgggtccccacttttgcctccaataatatcTACATCTAACCTGATGCTTTTGGAGTTTGTCACCAATGCAGGCCAAAAACTGTCTGGCTTCAAGGCTACATACAGCACAG TAAGCTGTGGAGGAACCTACATCAGCCAGTCAAATAACTTCAGTTCTCCTGGATATCCTGCTGAGTATCCACCATCAACCACCTGCACTTGGTCTATTTATGCCCCTGTAGGATCCAAG ATTGTACTATCAATTAATGACATTGACCTGGAATATGGGCTCCGGTGCATGTTTGACAGCCTGATTATTTATGACGGATACAAGAccacctctccaatcctgaaacgtGCATGTGGGAATTCCAGTGTTGCAAAACAGGTTTCCAGCGGCAGATCCATGCTCTTGGTGTTTAGCAGTGATATTTCTGTTCAAATGAAAGGGTTCCAGGCTTCATACACTTTAA